From Centropristis striata isolate RG_2023a ecotype Rhode Island chromosome 16, C.striata_1.0, whole genome shotgun sequence, a single genomic window includes:
- the LOC131988445 gene encoding G-protein coupled receptor family C group 6 member A-like, with protein sequence MLTGHQLMFDRERNQCIHVFYLCVSMMFLLCLFVSIMSIFCSCSGDIGLLHAYSPGDVIIGGLFPIHLKSNRSESPTPLSCSDYDIRMFLRTQVMIYAIREVNERTPRVLPNITLGYDIYDTCGDVTFAIRATLQLLKDQSDPKSCLVPPNFQSALSEPNTKAVIGERYSEVSIAVARVVALSSVAQISYASTSEQLSRKLKFPTFLRTIPSDEYQTKAMAELVKKFNWKTVAIIGSDDEYGKYGSDKLVTFISEIKDICIEFVDILPGYFSRNISQSYDRLNELLVNINKSSAEAIIVFTKETNVAFLMEAATKYRLNRTWIASDSWSTSSKVSALPGIEMAGEVFGFISKRKVVPGFEDYVMSMFNGTSNAILQHYLTQYPLCSNHSEEDRETNCPLPNSFQCLNPRSLAKCIDQDESYNIYLAVQVIVEGLRRLLKCDNHRCERTNKFTALELLMEIKKVNFTVNTTHIFFDSNGDPLSLAYDIVRWNMTDTKQPACIKTIGEYWPDEKDGRIKVPDDLARNMRNVTVYNCYKTCEPGHELQKKKNKPCCNDCVQCEDGDFSPGNGEGCKHCSQKEYSTPQRDGCLKKKEKFLEWSDYFVIFLSFLGVFGIIVTIVFAVLFTIYRRTPIVKAVGGYLCFLELFSLLACFCSTFSFAGKPTDASCKVGLPLFGIVFSLCISCILANLLQILVGFHFDLKAGSWVKRLNQPLAVVVTVTGIQLALCVSWLCYYPPTHHEVNSNKTLDQRCQKGSDLFFVGMLGYNAFLALICFLFAFKGKQLPDLYKNARLITVSMLLYLIVWIFFIPIYIKKFGTDQRGIESAAILISTYSILGCHLAPKCYIMVFRKEINNQNAITEHIRKHYEQRGMAVVKS encoded by the exons ATGTTGACAGGACACCAGTTAATGTTCGACAGAGAGAGGAACCAATGCATACATGTGTTTTACCTCTGTGTATCCATGATGTTCCTGCTATGTTTATTTGTGAGTATCATGAGCATATTTTGTTCTTGTTCAGGAGACATTGGTCTTCTACACGCATACTCTCCTGGGGACGTCATCATTGGAGGACTTTTCCCAATTCACTTAAAATCAAACCGGAGTGAATCTCCTACACCACTCTCCTGCAGCGA CTATGATATCCGAATGTTTCTTCGCACTCAAGTGATGATATATGCCATCAGAGAAGTAAACGAGCGCACACCAAGGGTTCTACCCAACATCACCCTAGGATATGACATCTATGACACTTGTGGAGATGTCACCTTTGCCATCAGAGCGACACTTCAGTTGCTGAAGGACCAGTCGGACCCTAAGAGCTGTTTAGTACCTCCAAACTTTCAGTCTGCTTTATCTGAGCCCAACACAAAGGCAGTGATAGGTGAAAGGTATTCGGAGGTGTCAATAGCTGTTGCACGAGTTGTTGCTCTGTCGTCAGTTGCTCAG ATTAGCTATGCTTCAACAAGCGagcagctcagcaggaagttGAAGTTCCCCACTTTTCTGCGAACCATACCCAGTGACGAATATCAGACAAAGGCCATGGCTGAGCTGGTGAAGAAGTTTAACTGGAAAACAGTGGCCATAATAGGAAGTGATGATGAGTACGGGAAGTACGGCAGTGATAAGCTTGTAACTTTCATCAGTGAAATAAAAGATATCTGCATTGAATTCGTTGACATCCTGCCAGGTTACTTTTCCCGCAATATTTCCCAAAGCTATGACAGGCTGAATGAGCTGCTGGTCAATATAAATAAATCCTCTGCTGAGGCCATCATTGTGTTCACAAAGGAAACCAATGTTGCATTCCTCATGGAAGCAGCTACAAAATATAGACTCAACAGGACTTGGATTGCAAGTGATTCATGGTCCACCTCCTCAAAGGTCTCTGCGCTGCCAGGCATAGAGATGGCCGGGGAGGTTTTCGGATTCATCTCTAAGAGGAAGGTTGTGCCTGGTTTTGAAGACTACGTCATGTCAATGTTCAACGGGACCTCCAACGCCATCCTCCAACATTACCTGACTCAGTATCCACTTTGTTCCAATCATtctgaggaggacagagagactaACTGCCCACTACCCAACAGCTTTCAATGTCTGAACCCAAGGTCCTTAGCTAAATGCATCGACCAGGATGAATCATACAATATCTACTTAGCTGTTCAAGTCATTGTTGAGGGTCTCAGGCGCCTGCTGAAATGTGACAACCACCGATGTGAACGAACCAACAAATTTACTGCCTTGGAG CTTCTTATGGAAATAAAGAAAGTAAACTTCACTGTGAACACCACACATATATTCTTTGATTCTAATGGAGACCCCCTTAGTTTAGCATATGATATCGTACGTTGGAACATGACTGATACCAAACAGCCAGCATGCATAAAAACCATCGGAGAGTACTGGCCTGATGAAAAAGATGGAAGAATCAAAGTCCCAGATGACCTTGCTAGAAATATGCGCAAT gTAACGGTTTACAACTGCTATAAAACGTGTGAACCAGGGCACGagttgcaaaagaaaaaaaataaaccgtGCTGCAATGATTGTGTTCAATGTGAAGATGGAGATTTTTCCCCTGGAAATG GTGAGGGCTGTAAACACTGCAGTCAAAAGGAGTATTCAACTCCACAGAGGGACGGCTGtttgaagaaaaaggaaaaattccTGGAGTGGTCGGATTACTTTGTTATCTTCTTGAGTTTCTTAGGAGTCTTTGGCATAATTGTTACTAttgtgtttgctgttttgttCACAATCTATCGTAGAACTCCCATTGTGAAGGCTGTTGGAGGTTACTTGTGTTTCTTGGAGCTTTTTTCCTTGCTGGCCTGCTTCTGCTCGACATTTAGCTTCGCAGGAAAACCCACTGATGCTTCCTGCAAGGTAGGCCTGCCTCTCTTTGGTATAGTCTTCTCCCTCTGCATCTCCTGTATCCTGGCCAACCTGCTCCAAATCTTAGTAGGCTTCCACTTTGACCTGAAGGCAGGGTCCTGGGTGAAGAGGCTAAACCAGCCATTGGCTGTGGTGGTTACTGTCACTGGGATCCAACTGGCCCTGTGTGTGTCATGGCTCTGTTATTATCCCCCAACTCATCATGAAGTGAACTCAAACAAGACCCTCGACCAGCGGTGTCAAAAAggctctgatttattttttgttggcATGTTAGGCTACAACGCTTTCTTGGCCCTTatttgtttcctgtttgcaTTCAAAGGTAAACAGTTGCCAGATCTGTATAAAAATGCACGCTTAATCACCGTTAGCATGCTGCTGTACTTAATCGTTTGGATTTTCTTCATCCCGATTTATATCAAAAAATTTGGCACAGACCAACGAGGCATTGAAAGTGCAGCCATTCTCATTTCTACCTACAGCATCCTCGGCTGTCACCTGGCCCCAAAGTGTTACATTATGGTGTTCAGGAAAGAGATTAATAATCAGAACGCCATTACCGAGCACATCAGGAAGCATTATGAGCAAAGAGGCATGGCTGTGGTGAAATCATAA
- the LOC131988446 gene encoding G-protein coupled receptor family C group 6 member A-like, which produces MHVFYLCVSMMFLLCLCVSIMSIFCSCSGDIGLLHAYSPGDVIIGGLFPIHLESNRSESPTPLSCSDYDIRMFLRTQVMIYAIREVNERTPRVLPNITLGYDIYDTCGDVSFAIRATLQLLKNQSEPKSCLVPPNFQSALSEPNTKAVIGERYSEVSIAVARVVALSSVAQISYASTSEQLSRKLKFPTFLRTIPSDEYQTKAMAELVKKFNWKTVAIIGSDDEYGKYGSDKLVTFIREKEDICIEFVDILPGYFSRRNSQSYDKLNKLLVNINKSSAEAIIVFTKDANVAFLMEEAIKCRLNRTWIASDTWSTSSKVSALPGIEMAGEVFGFVSKRKVVPGFQDYVMSMFNGTFNGTFNGTSNAILQHYLTQYPLCSNHSEIETNCPLPNIFQCMNPRSLAKCIDQDESYNIYLAVQVIVEGLRRLLKCDNHRCERTNKFTALELLMEIKKVNFTVNTTQIFFDSNGDPLSLAYDILRWDMTDIKQPARIKTIGEYWPNGKDGGIKVPDDLVSHFCNVTVTVYNCYKTCEPGHELQKKKNTCCNDCVQCEDGDFSPGNGEGCKHCSPNEYSTPQRDGCLKKMEKFLEWSDYFVIFLSFLGVFGIIVTIVFAVLFTIYRRTPIVKAVGGYLCFLELFSLLVCFCLTFSFTGRPTDASCKVGLPLFGIVFSLCISCILANLLQILVGFHFDLKAGSWVKRLNQPLAVVVTVTGIQLALCVSWLCYYPPTHHELNSDKTLDQRCQKGSDLFFVGMLGYNAFLALLCFLFAFKGKQLPDLYKNARLITISMLLYLIVWIFFIPIYIKKFGTDQRGIESAAILISTYSILGCHLAPKCYIMVFRKEINNENAITEHIRKHYEQRGMAVVIS; this is translated from the exons atgcatgtgttttacCTCTGTGTATCCATGATGTTCCTGCTATGTTTATGTGTGAGTATCATGAGCATATTTTGTTCTTGTTCAGGAGACATTGGTCTTCTACACGCATACTCTCCTGGGGACGTCATCATTGGAGGACTTTTCCCAATTCACTTAGAATCAAACCGGAGTGAATCTCCTACACCACTCTCCTGCAGCGA CTATGATATCCGAATGTTTCTTCGCACTCAAGTGATGATATATGCCATCAGAGAAGTAAACGAGCGCACACCAAGGGTTCTACCCAACATCACCCTAGGATATGACATCTATGACACTTGTGGAGATGTCAGCTTTGCCATCAGAGCAACACTTCAGTTGCTGAAGAACCAGTCGGAGCCTAAGAGCTGTTTAGTACCTCCAAACTTTCAGTCTGCTTTATCTGAACCCAACACAAAGGCAGTGATAGGTGAAAGGTATTCGGAGGTGTCAATAGCTGTTGCACGAGTTGTTGCTCTGTCGTCAGTTGCCCAG ATTAGCTATGCTTCAACAAGCGagcagctcagcaggaagttGAAGTTCCCCACTTTTCTGCGAACCATACCCAGTGACGAATATCAGACAAAGGCCATGGCTGAGCTGGTGAAGAAGTTTAACTGGAAAACAGTGGCCATAATAGGAAGTGATGATGAGTACGGGAAGTACGGCAGTGATAAGCTTGTAACTTTCATCAGGGAAAAAGAAGATATCTGCATTGAATTCGTTGACATCCTGCCAGGTTACTTTTCCCGCAGAAATTCCCAAAGCTATGACAAGTTGAATAAGCTGCTGGTCAATATAAATAAATCCTCTGCTGAGGCCATCATTGTGTTCACAAAGGACGCCAATGTTGCATTCCTCATGGAAGAAGCTATAAAATGTAGACTCAACAGGACTTGGATTGCAAGTGATACATGGTCCACCTCCTCAAAGGTCTCTGCCCTGCCAGGCATAGAGATGGCCGGGGAGGTTTTCGGATTCGTCTCTAAGAGGAAGGTTGTGCCTGGTTTTCAAGACTACGTCATGTCAATGTTCAACGGGACGTTCAACGGGACTTTCAACGGGACGTCCAACGCCATCCTCCAACATTACCTGACTCAGTATCCACTTTGTTCCAATCATTCTGAGATTGAGACTAACTGCCCACTACCAAACATCTTTCAGTGTATGAACCCAAGGTCCTTAGCTAAATGCATCGACCAGGATGAATCATACAATATCTACTTAGCTGTTCAAGTCATTGTTGAGGGTCTCAGGCGCCTGCTAAAATGTGACAACCACCGATGTGAACGAACCAACAAATTTACTGCCTTGGAG CTTCTCATGGAAATAAAGAAAGTAAACTTCACTGTGAACACCACACAAATATTCTTTGACTCTAATGGAGACCCTCTTAGTTTAGCATATGATATCTTACGTTGGGACATGACTGATATCAAACAGCCAGCACGCATAAAAACCATCGGAGAGTACTGGCCTAATGGAAAAGATGGAGGAATCAAAGTCCCAGATGATCttgttagtcatttttgcaATGTGACG gTAACGGTTTACAACTGCTATAAAACGTGTGAACCAGGGCACGagttgcaaaagaaaaaaaacacgtgCTGCAATGATTGTGTTCAATGTGAAGATGGAGATTTTTCCCCAGGAAATG GTGAGGGCTGTAAACACTGCAGTCCAAACGAGTATTCAACTCCACAGAGGGACGGCTGTttgaagaaaatggaaaaattccTGGAGTGGTCGGATTACTTTGTTATCTTCCTGAGTTTCTTAGGAGTCTTTGGCATAATTGTTACTAttgtgtttgctgttttgttCACAATCTATCGTAGAACTCCCATTGTGAAGGCTGTTGGAGGTTACTTGTGTTTCTTGGAGCTTTTTTCCTTGCTGGTCTGCTTCTGCTTGACATTTAGCTTCACAGGAAGACCCACTGATGCTTCCTGCAAGGTAGGCCTGCCTCTCTTTGGTATAGTCTTCTCCCTCTGCATCTCCTGTATCCTGGCCAACCTGCTCCAAATCTTAGTAGGCTTCCACTTTGACCTGAAGGCAGGGTCCTGGGTGAAGAGGCTAAACCAGCCACTGGCTGTGGTGGTTACTGTCACTGGGATCCAGCTGGCCCTGTGTGTGTCATGGCTCTGTTATTATCCCCCAACTCATCATGAACTGAACTCTGACAAGACCCTCGACCAGCGGTGTCAAAAAggctctgatttattttttgttggcATGTTAGGCTACAACGCTTTCTTGGCCCttctttgtttcctgtttgcaTTCAAAGGTAAACAGTTGCCAGATCTGTATAAAAATGCACGCTTAATCACCATTAGTATGCTGCTGTACTTAATCGTTTGGATTTTCTTCATCCcgatttatattaaaaaatttgGCACAGACCAACGAGGCATTGAAAGCGCAGCCATTCTCATTTCTACCTACAGCATCCTCGGCTGTCACCTGGCCCCAAAGTGTTACATTATGGTGTTCAGGAAAGAGATTAATAATGAGAACGCCATTACCGAGCACATCAGGAAGCATTATGAGCAAAGAGGCATGGCTGTGGTGATATCATAA
- the odc1 gene encoding ornithine decarboxylase, whose product MNTVSPTEFDFSFLEEGFSARDIVEQKINESSMTDDRDAFYVCDLGDVLKKHLRWVRALPRVTPFYAVKCNDSRAVVMTLASLGAGFDCASKTEIQMVQSLGVDPSRIIYANPCKQVSQIKYASAHGVQMMTFDSEVELMKVARCHENAKLVLRIATDDSKAVCRLSVKFGAQLKACRGLLERAKELGLDVIGVSFHVGSGCTDPETYTQAIADARCVFDMGDELGFNMDLLDIGGGFPGSEDTELKFEEITAVINPALDKYFPADTGIKVIAEPGRFYVASAYTLVVNIIAKKVIIDDESASDEEDEGTNDRTLMYYVNDGVYGSFNCILYDHAHCLPTLHKKPKPDEAMYTCSIWGPTCDGLDRIVEQCSLPDLQVGDWLVFDNMGAYTVAAASTFNGFQRPDIHYVMSRTAWQHVQQICSQGMPAPAEESCLFEVPACCGRESSLEMPTKPCQAHVV is encoded by the exons ATGAACACTGTCAGTCCCACCGAGTTTGACTTCTCTTTCCTTGAGGAGGGATTCTCTGCCCGGGATATTGTTGAGCAGAAAATCAATGAGTCATCCATGACG GATGACCGGGATGCTTTCTACGTCTGTGACCTGGGAGATGTACTAAAGAAACACCTGCGCTGGGTGAGGGCCCTGCCTCGAGTCACTCCTTTCTACGCTGTCAAATGCAACGACAGCCGGGCTGTAGTTATGACTCTGGCATCCCTGGGAGCTGGCTTTGACTGTGCAAGCAAG ACTGAGATTCAGATGGTTCAGTCTCTGGGAGTGGATCCAAGCAGAATCATCTATGCCAACCCCTGCAAGCAAGTTTCTCAGATCAAGTATGCGTCTGCCCATGGGGTCCAGATGATGACCTTTGATAGCGAAGTGGAACTCATGAAAGTGGCCCGCTGTCATGAGAATGCCAA GCTGGTGCTGCGTATTGCCACAGATGACTCAAAAGCAGTGTGTCGCCTGAGTGTGAAGTTTGGGGCCCAGCTGAAAGCTTGTCGAGGTCTTCTGGAGCGGGCTAAAGAACTGGGGCTGGATGTGATTGGTGTCAGCTTCCATGTTGGCAGCGGTTGCACTGATCCCGAGACCTACACCCAGGCTATCGCTGATGCCCGCTGTGTCTTCGATATGGGG GATGAGCTGGGCTTCAACATGGACCTGTTGGACATTGGAGGTGGTTTCCCTGGTTCAGAGGATACTGAACTTAAATTTGAAGAG ATCACAGCAGTAATCAATCCAGCTCTGGACAAGTATTTCCCTGCTGACACTGGTATTAAGGTCATTGCTGAGCCAGGCCGCTTTTATGTGGCCTCTGCTTACACTCTGGTTGTCAACATTATTGCCAAGAAGGTCATCATAGACGACGAGTCAGCATCTGATG AGGAAGACGAAGGGACCAATGATAGGACTCTGATGTACTATGTCAACGATGGAGTGTATGGATCCTTCAACTGTATACTCTATGACCACGCTCACTGTTTGCCAACACTACATAAG AAGCCAAAGCCAGATGAGGCCATGTACACCTGCAGTATCTGGGGCCCGACATGTGATGGTCTTGATCGTATTGTTGAGCAGTGTAGCCTGCCTGACCTGCAAGTGGGAGACTGGCTGGTCTTTGACAACATGGGCGCCTACACCGTGGCCGCTGCCTCCACCTTTAACGGTTTCCAAAGGCCTGACATCCACTACGTCATGTCCCGCACTGCCTG GCAACATGTGCAGCAGATCTGTTCCCAGGGCATGCCAGCTCCTGCGGAGGAGTCTTGTCTGTTTGAAGTGCCAGCCTGCTGTGGCCGAGAGAGCAGCTTGGAGATGCCCACTAAGCCTTGCCAGGCCCACGTGGTTTAA